The Vicia villosa cultivar HV-30 ecotype Madison, WI unplaced genomic scaffold, Vvil1.0 ctg.002354F_1_1, whole genome shotgun sequence genome has a window encoding:
- the LOC131638644 gene encoding transcription factor MYB59-like produces MVEQEISRKGPWTEQEDYKLAYFVGLFGDRRWDFIAKVSGLSRSGKSCRLRWVNYLHPDLKRGKMTPHEESLVMDLHSKWGNRWSRIARKLPGRTDNEIKNYWRTHMRKKRAQEKKHAATKTPSSISSPDQSSSCQSSLFSNNNHAVDSRASNKETEEEEEENYQVQESYSMDDIWRDIAMSEEDDINILQQTVYDGTREENCNNFCSPIMPSASSSWDYSNLDPLWVMDEDDSKMLFPPIGDQCFSFYDQQGNTFLTG; encoded by the exons ATGGTTGAACAAGAAATAAGCAGAAAAGGTCCATGGACAGAACAAGAGGATTACAAACTAGCCTATTTTGTGGGTTTATTTGGTGATCGTAGATGGGATTTTATAGCAAAGGTTTCAG GTTTGAGTCGATCAGGTAAAAGTTGCAGGTTACGTTGGGTTAACTATCTTCACCCTGATCTCAAACGTGGCAAGATGACTCCTCATGAAGAATCTCTTGTTATGGACCTTCACTCTAAATGGGGAAATAG ATGGTCAAGAATTGCGAGAAAACTACCGGGAAGAACGGATAATGAGATTAAGAATTATTGGAGGACACACATGAGAAAAAAGAGAGCACAAGAGAAAAAACATGCAGCAACAAAAACACCTTCTTCAATTTCATCACCTGATCAATCTTCTAGTTGTCAATCTTCGCTGTTTTCGAACAACAATCACGCTGTGGATTCGCGCGCTTCAAACAAAGAgaccgaagaagaagaagaagagaattaCCAAGTTCAAGAAAGTTACTCAATGGATGATATATGGAGAGATATTGCTATGTCAGAAGAAGATGACATAAACATTCTTCAACAAACTGTTTATGATGGAACTAGGGAAGAGAATTGCAATAACTTTTGTTCTCCTATAATGCCTTCTGCATCATCATCATGGGATTATTCTAATTTAGATCCCTTGTGGGTTATGGATGAAGATGACAGCAAGATGTTGTTCCCTCCTATTGGTGATCAATGTTTCTCCTTTTATGATCAACAAGGGAACACATTTCTAACTGGTTAA
- the LOC131638640 gene encoding uncharacterized protein LOC131638640 — translation MAGNDNNVNVPNPDPFHMDNLIQGSTSEGTSRHRREGQQHTADGKGRPRHETSQPNRRQQPQNVEQAQNGGNEQPQPHNEPEQAQNLNETNARDGQVASSFTHTSDRRRVQYEDDQEQVDIPEEADSTTVLLLKELQKTNRLIRLQGDRIDELERKRRYRSPPRRHYRSRSYSSSRSPPRRYRRRSPSSPRSPPKRYRRRRSYSRSPQRKSKKNQRPKATEIGSLSPERDSRGPSKAVLKPRERSPPRDNRKNPGKTQLKPRRSRHSTSPGPSDEEDFRNPLSESIRRARLPRVMEKPPTLDLYDGTTDPDDHIRSIEAVMDYHVV, via the coding sequence ATGGCTGGCAACGACAACAACGTCAACGTCCCAAACCCTGATCCCTTCCACATGGACAATCTCATCCAAGGTTCCACCTCCGAGGGGACGAGTCGACATCGGCGGGAGGGACAACAGCATACCGCTGACGGGAAAGGGAGACCGAGGCATGAGACCTCGCAACCTAACAGAAGACAGCAACCTCAGAACGTCGAGCAGGCTCAAAACGGTGGGAACGAGCAACCTCAACCCCATAACGAACCAGAGCAAGCTCAAAACCTGAACGAAACTAACGCTAGAGACGGGCAGGTTGCCTCCTCGTTCACCCATACCTCTGATAGGCGAAGAGTTCAATACGAAGACGACCAAGAACAGGTCGATATCCCCGAGGAAGCCGACTCCACAACCGTCCTCTTGCTCAAAGAACTGCAGAagaccaaccgcctcatccgGCTTCAAGGTGACCGCATTGACGAGCTAGAAAGGAAGCGACGATATCGTTCCCCCCCGCGGAGGCACTATCGGTCGCGTTCCTATTCTtcctcgcgctcaccgccgagGAGGTATCGTCGGCGTTCCCCATCTTCTCCACGCTCCCCACCTAAAAGATATCGTCGTCGGAGATCATATTCCCGCTCTCCCCAACGAAAGAGCAAGAAAAATCAGAGGCCCAAAGCCACAGAAATTGGGAGCCTCTCTCCCGAGCGAGATTCTCGGGGCCCCTCCAAGGCTGTGTTGAAACCCCGCGAGCGTTCCCCTCCCCGGGACAACCGCAAAAATCCAGGCAAAACACAGCTAAAACCCCGGCGAAGCAGACACTCGACCTCTCCAGGACCAAGTGACGAGGAAGACTTCCGCAACCCCTTGTCCGAAAGCATCCGAAGAGCTCGTCTTCCACGAGTAATGGAAAAACCACCGACCTTGGACCTATACGACGGAACTACCGATCCCGACGACCATATTCGAAGCATCGAAGCCGTCATGGATTATCACGTCgtctga
- the LOC131638645 gene encoding aquaporin TIP1-2-like: MPISRIAIGSPSEFGKADALKAALAEFISMLIFVFAGEGSGMAYNKLTDNGAATPAGLVAASLSHAFALFVAVSVGANISGGHVNPAVTFGAFVGGHITLVRGVLYWIAQLLGSVVACLLLKIATGGLETSAFSLSSGVGATNALVFEIVMTFGLVYTVYATAIDPKNGSLGTIAPIAIGFIVGANILAGGAFDGASMNPAVSFGPAVVSWTWANHWVYWVGPLIGSAIAAVVYEIFFITPGSYEQLPVADY, encoded by the exons atgccAATTTCAAGAATTGCAATTGGAAGTCCTTCTGAGTTTGGCAAAGCTGATGCACTCAAAGCAGCATTAGCTGAATTCATTTCAATGCTCATATTTGTGTTTGCAGGAGAAGGCTCTGGCATGGCTTATA ATAAGCTTACGGACAATGGTGCAGCAACACCAGCTGGGTTGGTGGCTGCATCACTATCACATGCTTTTGCTCTTTTTGTTGCTGTTTCCGTTGGTGCTAACATCTCTGGTGGACATGTTAACCCTGCTGTTACTTTTGGTGCATTTGTTGGTGGACATATTACTCTTGTTAGAGGTGTTTTGTATTGGATTGCGCAATTGCTTGGTTCTGTTGTTGCTTGCTTGCTCCTTAAAATTGCCACTGGTGGATTG GAAACAtctgcattctcattatcttccGGAGTAGGAGCAACAAACGCACTTGTGTTTGAGATTGTGATGACATTTGGTTTGGTTTACACAGTGTATGCAACTGCAATAGATCCAAAGAATGGTAGTCTTGGAACAATTGCTCCAATTGCAATTGGTTTCATTGTGGGGGCCAACATTTTGGCAGGTGGGGCTTTTGATGGTGCTTCTATGAACCCAGCAGTTTCTTTTGGGCCTGCTGTTGTTAGCTGGACTTGGGCTAATCATTGGGTCTATTGGGTTGGGCCATTGATTGGTTCTGCTATTGCTGCTGTTGTTTATGAGATTTTCTTCATTACCCCTGGCTCTTATGAACAGTTACCTGTTGCAGATTATTAA